TTGTGTATTCTTCGCACCATGGTAGCTCGAAAAGACAGAAAGAACAGACATGCAGCAATTCCGTCAGAGAAACCAAAGTCAGAGAGAGGTGTGATCATGAAAGCCGGAAAAATTGTTACCAGTTTATCTTTGCTCGGCCTGCTAGCCGCGCTGAGTTCACCTGCGTTCTCCTTTGACGTTAACTCCGCCCTTCAAAATGCGTCAACAGCGCATGAGCATGAGGTAGTCGCAAAGTACTATCAGGAAGTAGCCAAGGAGATGCAGGCAAAACAGCGGGAACAGAAAGAGTTGTTGAATGAGTACGAAAACCATAGTTATCTCTATGGCAGGCAGGCTCAGGATCTGCAAGCCCATACCGAGGCCTTGGCGCGCAAGTACGAAAAAGAAGCACAAGCCAGCATGAAAGAAGCTGAGTTGCATCACCAGATGGCCTTGCAACTTGAGGAACAAAACCCTTCAGGACAGCGGTTGAGCGTCAGATAACTGGCATTTGAACCCGATTTGTTTCATACTATCTAAGGCGGGATACAGCATTGCCTGTAGCCGCCTTAGTAAGCAGATAATCAGCTCCGCAAACCCTAGTTAGCAAACAGTCAACAGATGGCTAGCCCCCTGCCATTTTGCGCTCGCATCCCATTTCACGCGAACCAGAATATGGCGAAGGGCACCTCCTTATGAATAAAGCGCGACAAAATCCTGAAACCCTTAAGATATTATTCATGCTGGGCTTGGTGATTGCAGGTCCACTCCCGGTTGCAGGTGCGGAGGATTTGGGTGCTCATGCCGCCAAACGTATTGACCTCGCGCAAAGCAGCCATGCAATAGTTTCACCGACGCAATTTGAAGCTGAGGCCAGCAAGAATCATGAGACTGTAGCCAAGTATTACGAGGATTCCGCTGCGGAGCTGCGGGCAAAGGCTGAGGAGCACAAGCTGTTACTGGAGCAATACGAAAACAAGAGCTATCTTTACGGTAAAAAAGCGCAGGATCTTCAATCACACGCATCGGCATTGATACGCAAGTACGAGCAGGCCGCGGAGGCAGATGCCAAAAAAGCAGATACCCATCGTAGAATTGGGTCCCGACTCAAGGAAAACTCCGATACGGAATCCAAACTCAACACTGCTAATGCGTCCCGGCGATAACTAAGGCAACACGGCGATGTATCACGGCCTCGCTGCGCCCGGCACTAAATTCCAAGACCCCTCCTCTCGCTCGCGACGCCTGATAAGCTAACGGAAAGCGTCGACGTTAATACCTGCTTGCAACGTTTCTCATCCGGTCTCTGGAGCTCAAGCCTGCCTTAAATCCCCCCAGGCTTTGCGTGCATCCTCGACCCATCAATTAGCCTGCTTCATCCTGACTCTCCGAACTGCTGCCACCCGACCGATTTTGCTGCGACATGGCTGGCATATTGCTAACTGAGAGTGAACTGAGCTGCCAGCACGGGTGTATGTGCGCTGGGAGTTGCGGGAGTTTTACTTGTTATCCAGCCTTGCGGTATTATTCCCCGGCGACTGCCGGTTGCCTTCGCAGGATGTACGGGCGGCCGACCGGAGCAGGCGCTTAACTCGAAATAACACAACAAGGTTAATTAAAACTCATGAACTCACCCCAATCCGAACAATCCCGCTGGCACGCGTTTGACGATCTCCAGGCGCTCCAGGACGCCGCCGTAGACGCCATTCTCGACAGCGCCGCTCGCTCCATCGAGGAACGCGGCCGTTTTCTCCTGGTGCTCGCGGGGGGCGAAACCCCGCGCCCAATTTATCAACGGTTACGGGAAGCGCCGACCGATTGGTCGCTCTGGCATATCTATTTCGGTGACGAGCGTTGCATGCCGCCAACCGAAGAAGAACTGAATGCGCGAATGGCCGGAGAAGCGTGGCTCGACCACGTGCCTATTCCTCGCGCGCAAATCCACGAGATTCCGAATGGGCCGCGCGCGGATATAGCGGCTGAGGCCTATGCAAACACGTTGCGGCCGGTTGGTGTTTTCGATTTCACGCTGCTCGGGCTTGGAAAGGATGGGCACACCGCGAGTCTCTTCCCTCACAATGACTGGGGGGTGGAACAAGATTCGCCCGATACGCTGGCGGTATTCAATGCGCCGATACGGCCGCCTCAGCGCGTATCCCTTAGTGCGGCACGGCTCAACCGCTCACGGCAGATTTTATTTCTGGTGAGTGGAGAATCGAAGCGCAAAGCCGTTGCACGTTGGCGCGCTGGAGAACATATTCCTGCACGAGTCATCGTGGGTGAAGCGGGGGCTGATGTGCTGGTGGAATCGCGATTATTACAGCCGGCGAATACTTAAGCAGGTGAACTGAGCGGAGGAAAATAAGCTGAGGAAAATAGCCGCTGCAAATATCGCAGCAAATGATGGCAAAAAATGAGGACAAAAAAAAGGAGTAGAACCTACTCCTTTTTCGGGGAGAATCTGAATCGACATAAATCTCCGCCTTCGGCCATGCATTCATCGTGCTTGACCTGGCTATCGGTAAAAGTCTCCATCATGCCCTTGTCCAGATGGCAAATCTCGCGGTCTTTTATCGCCATCCTGTGAAACACGCAGTTATCCGCTTCAATCACCGTCTCGCCGTCGGGCATGGTAGTCTTTTTTGCGTTGTAGCCGAGTTGGTCCATAACCTCAGCCAGCTTGTCGACCTTTTCCTCATGCGTCTTTAGATTAGGATATTGGCTGCGCATCTGCTGAGCGACGCCGACGCCGATGTCGTTCAAACGCTTGCCCATGTTCTCGGAGCCTTCCTCCTGCTGCACCGATGCCACCACCAACTGCGCAAGCCACGAATACTGGCGCGGAAAACTTTCTCTACCAAGCTCGGTCAGGACGTAAAGTTGCTGCGGCCGTCCCCCGCCGGATGGACGGGTATTCCCGGCCGTTATCAGCCCTGCTCCCTCAAGAGAGGCGAGATGTTGCCTGACGGCATTACGCGTGATTTCCAGGCTCTTCGCCAGCTCATCGACACTCATGCCGGGCCTTTTTCCTCGTAGCAGTTTAAGCAACTGCTTTTGCCGCTCTCCCATGGTATTAAGCATTAGGCTACCCTCCTCTCCACACTCAGATTAGAAAACGCACGCTTTCATTATAGAATCGGTCTCGTTTATCTGCTGCAACTATCTTTTAGACACTTTTACCATACTATAGTTGACAAATTGTCACAATTGTTAAATATTTCTTTTTCTCCGCAACCTGACCGATTATGTGGAGCGAACTGTACCCTGTCGCATTAATTCATCTGTTCAGCAACGGTGCCATTTA
The window above is part of the Nitrosospira sp. Is2 genome. Proteins encoded here:
- the pgl gene encoding 6-phosphogluconolactonase, giving the protein MNSPQSEQSRWHAFDDLQALQDAAVDAILDSAARSIEERGRFLLVLAGGETPRPIYQRLREAPTDWSLWHIYFGDERCMPPTEEELNARMAGEAWLDHVPIPRAQIHEIPNGPRADIAAEAYANTLRPVGVFDFTLLGLGKDGHTASLFPHNDWGVEQDSPDTLAVFNAPIRPPQRVSLSAARLNRSRQILFLVSGESKRKAVARWRAGEHIPARVIVGEAGADVLVESRLLQPANT
- a CDS encoding helix-turn-helix transcriptional regulator encodes the protein MLNTMGERQKQLLKLLRGKRPGMSVDELAKSLEITRNAVRQHLASLEGAGLITAGNTRPSGGGRPQQLYVLTELGRESFPRQYSWLAQLVVASVQQEEGSENMGKRLNDIGVGVAQQMRSQYPNLKTHEEKVDKLAEVMDQLGYNAKKTTMPDGETVIEADNCVFHRMAIKDREICHLDKGMMETFTDSQVKHDECMAEGGDLCRFRFSPKKE